Part of the Mycolicibacterium mageritense genome is shown below.
GCCAAGCACAGCGGCTTGTCGGATCGCCAGATCGCCGCGCTGCGGCCGGAACTGGCCGGTGAGTCCGGCGTGCGCGCACTGCGCACCAGGCTCGGCATCCACCCGGTGTTCAAGACTGTCGACACGTGCGCTGCCGAGTTCGAGGCCCGCACGCCGTATCACTACAGCAGCTACGAATTGGATCCCGCGGCCGAATCCGAGGTCGCTCCGCAGGCCGAGAAACCCAAGGTGCTGATCCTCGGGTCGGGGCCGAACCGCATCGGTCAGGGCATCGAATTCGACTACAGCTGTGTACACGCGGCGACCACGTTGAGCGCGGCCGGCTTCGAGACCGTGATGGTCAACTGCAACCCCGAGACGGTGTCCACCGACTACGACACCGCCGACCGGCTGTACTTCGAACCGCTGACCTTCGAGGACGTCCTGGAGGTGTACCACGCCGAATCCGAGTCCGGCGCAGGTGGACCCGGCGTGGTGGGCGTCATCGTTCAGCTCGGCGGGCAGACCCCGCTCGGCTTGGCGCAGCGTCTCGAAGACGCCGGGGTGCCGATCGTGGGCACCAGCCCCAAGGCCATCGACCTGGCCGAGGACCGCGGCGCGTTCGGTGAGGTGCTGACCAACGCGGGGCTGCCAGCGCCCAGGTTCGGCACTGCCACGAGCTTCGACCAGGCCCGCCGGATCGCGGCGGACATCGGCTACCCCGTGCTGGTGCGGCCGTCCTACGTGCTGGGTGGTCGCGGCATGGAGATCGTGTACGACGAAGAAACCCTGCAGGGCTACATCACCCGCGCCACCCAGCTCTCGCCCGAGCATCCGGTGCTGGTCGACCGGTTCCTCGAGGACGCGATCGAGATCGACGTCGACGCGCTGTGCGACGGCACCGAGGTGTACCTCGGCGGCATCATGGAGCACATCGAGGAGGCCGGCATCCACTCCGGCGACTCGGCATGTGCGCTGCCGCCGGTCACGTTGGGCCGCAGCGACATCGAAGCCGTGCGCCGCGCCACCGAGGCCATCGCCCACGGCATCGGCGTGGTCGGCCTGCTCAACGTGCAATACGCACTCAAGGACGATGTGCTCTACGTGCTTGAGGCCAACCCGCGTGCGAGCCGCACGGTGCCGTTCGTCTCGAAGGCGACGGCCGTCCCGCTGGCCAAGGCCTGTGCCCGCGTGATGCTCGGCGCGACCATCGCCGAGCTGCGGGCCGAGGGCGTGCTGGCCGCAACCGGCGACGGCGGCACGATCGCCCGCAGCGCCCCCGTCGCGGTGAAGGAAGCCGTGTTGCCGTTCAACCGCTTCCGCCGGGTGGACGGTGCACAGGTCGACTCGCTGCTCGGCCCGGAGATGAAGTCGACGGGTGAGGTCATGGGCATCGACCACGACTTCGGCACCGCGTTCGCCAAGAGCCAGACCGCGGCCTACGGATCGTTGCCCGCCGAGGGGACCGTGTTCGTCTCGGTGGCCAACCGCGACAAGCGCTCGCTGGTCTTCCCGGTGAAACGGCTCGCCGATCTCGGGTTCCGGGTGCTGGCCACCGAGGGCACCGCGGAGATGCTGCGCCGCAACGGCATTCCGTGCGGCGAGGTTCGCAAGCACTATGAAGAGGCCAGTGGAACCGATCCTCGAGCGTCGGCGGTCGAGGTCATCAGGGCCGGCGAGGTCGACATGGTGATCAACACGCCGTACGGCAACTCCGGGCCACGCGTCGACGGCTACGAGATCCGCTCGGCCGCGGTGTCGATGAACATCCCGTGTGTCACCACGGTGCAGGGCGCCTCGGCGGCTGTGCAGGGTATCGAGGCAGGCATCCGCGGTGACATCGGCGTGATGAGCCTGCAGGAACTGCACAGCGCCCTGGAAACAGGTTAGTCATGGCCGGGTTCGGGGATCGGCTGGTCGAGGCGGTGGCGACGCGCGGGCCGTTGTGCCCCGGGATCGATCCCCACCCCGAGTTGTTGCGAGCCTGGGATCTCGACGTCGACGCGGATGGCCTGCGGCGGTTCTGCGACATCTGTGTCGAGGCGTTCGCCGACTTCGCGATCGTCAAACCCCAGGTGGCGTTCTTCGAGGCGTACGGCTCGGCCGGTTACGTGGTGCTCGAGGACACCATCGGGGCACTGCGCGACGCCGGTGTGCTGGTGCTCGCCGACGCCAAACGAGGCGACATCGGGTCGACCATGGCCGCCTATGCCGCGGCGTGGGCCGGCGACTCGCCGTTGGCGGCCGATGCCGTGACGGCCTCGCCATACCTCGGGTTCGGTTCGCTGCAGCCGCTGCTGGACACCGCTGCGGCCCACGGCCGCGGGGTGTTCGTCCTGGCCGCGACGTCCAATCCGGAAGGCGCCAGTGTGCAGCGCGCCCTCGCGGGGGAGCGGACCGTGGCGCAGTCGATCGTCGACGCCGTGGCCGAAGTCAACCTGGCGAGTGCGGCGGCGGGTTCGGTCGGTGTCGTCGTCGGCGCCACCGTGACCGACCCGCCCGACCTGCACGCCCTGGGCGGTCCGGTGCTGGTGCCCGGGGTAGGCGCGCAGGGCGGCCGTCCGGAGGCGCTCGGCGGCCTCGGCGGTGCCAAGCAACTGCTGCCCGCGGTCTCGCGTGAGGTGTTGCGTGCCGGACCCGATGTCGCGGCACTTCGCGCAGAAGCGGAGCGGTTCCGGGACGCGGTCGCCTACCTGGCCTGACGCCGGACCCGCCACAGGGTGATGCCGATGGTTGCGGCGATGAACACCGTAGGGATGGCGATCAGCAGTGCCGCGCCGGTGACATTGCCCCGGTCGCGTTCGCGGTAGATCACCTGCCGGTACTCGGTGTCGGCGGCCGCGGGCGCGAAGGCGTAATCGCCTGTGATGGCCACCGGATCGTCGATCTGGTTGCTCCACCGGGTCAGGAACGCGCCGTCGCCGACAAACGGTGCGAGCGCCGGCGACACCTGCGCCGGGGCCAGCGCACCCGCGAATCGGAGCGTCGGAGTGTTCCCGGCAACCGGGACGGCGCTGGGATCCATCCGATGGTCGGCGAGCACATAGAGGTCGATGCTCTGGGGCGTCGAGGCCGACCGGGACAGCCGCATGGGATACACCGCCCGCTCGGACGCGAACGTCAGCCGCAGAGGTTGCAGGGTGCCGGTGAGCCCGTCGTCAGGAGTGTCTGCTGCGAGCTGGACCGCGACGATCTCCCATCGGTCGGCCAGATAGGGCGCCAGGTTCTGGTCGAGGCCCGGAGGATGCGGAAAACCATGGCCGGCCAGCCAGCCGGCCAGGGCCGCGGGATCGTCGGCCGCGAGCCTGGTCACGTCGAACGGGCCGATGCGCTGCTGGTCTAGCACGCTGACCCCGCCGCCCGGCGCGGCGGCGTCGGTGACGGGGCCGGCGCCCATGGCGAGCCATTTGAAACTCGGCCACCACGAGTCGCGATATTCGATCCGGGGCGCGGTGAGCCGCGCGAGCTCGTCGAACGCCGCGCCGTCGCCCAGCGTGACCTCGGCGGCCGACGGCACCGGCATGATCCACGCGGCCTTATCCGAACTGCCGCGGACGCCGAACGACATCAGGATGTCCTCGGTCGTGCCGTTCCAGGCGATCAGCGCGCGTTCGTCGACCACGGCCGGCCCCGGCTGGTCGGGTATGTAGGCACCGCATCCGCACGCCCACGCGGGTGCCGCGACGTTGGTCGCCAACCCCGCGAGCACCAGCACGATCACGGCGACGAGCGGCCGAAGCATGGAGTACAGCTTAGGTTGCGCCGCACCGGCCGCAGCGCACCAAAATCGGGCCGCCATCTCGCGGCCCGATCTCCGGTGCGCTCCGGTGGGTGTTCAATGCTGTTGATTACCAAGAGCATTGATGGGAGATCGCAACTACAGCGGAATCCAGATGCCCAGGAACCAGAAGCCCCAACCGTTGAAGTCCGGATTGAAGATGGGCGTCACCCAGCTGCCGTTGTAGTTGAACGGCTGATGGTCGAACCGGCCCTGGTCGATGCCGCGCCACGCGAGATCCGGGGGTGGTGGGCCCCACTGCCCGGGCCCGCCCGGTCCACCCGGTCCACCCGGCCCGCCCGGTCCACCCGGCCCGCCCGGACCACCCGGCCTGTCGGGGCGTCCGAAGCCGCCTGGCCCGCCGTCGGGATGTCCCGGTCCACCGGGTCCGCCCGGACCCGCATCGGGGCGTCCGGGGCCTCCTGGGCCTCCTCCCGGGGCACCTGGGCCTCCGCCCGGACCGCCGGGGCCGCCCGGTCCGCCGGGGCCCTGGCAGTTTCCGAAACCGCACGGAGGTCCGGGTTCGGCATTCGCGAAGCCCACGCCCGCGGTCAGCGACGCGGCTCCGACGGCGACTGCGGCTACAGAGGCGCAGGTCAGACGCTTGATGTTCATTCCAGCTTCCCTTCGAGAGGGTCAATGTCACGGTTGGCTCCCGACCTGCAGCAGGCTATTTAGCTGAGCTGTGTATCGGCTATGCGGCGGTTATGCAGGGGTTAGGCGCCGTGTCGAGCACCCGCACAGCCGATGCGTGGCCGGCGCCTCAGCGGACTGTCCGCTGACGTTTGTGTCACCGTCCCGACACGCCCGACACGCCGTGACCAGCGAAAATTTTCTCGCCGGCCCGCTTCGGGCCGCCCGTGAGGCGCCGCACGGGAGTGCCCGGGTGTGTGGAGGCGTGTGAGAACCGTTGCGAAATGCATTGACATGCAGGGATATCCGCCGCGGCGGGGCGGCCGGGCCTCGATCGTGCCGGATTTCCGGCGGTCCGCGGTGGGCCGCCGGAGCCCACTACACGCTGGGCTTTTAGCGCCGTAACCAGGGGGTGGGGTTAGCTTTCGTCAGCCTGCGTGGGTACGGTCGTCGTCGCTGGCTGGTTTGCGTTCCAGCCGAACAAAACAAGTGATGGCCGAAGAGAAATCGCCAGGAGACGGAGGAACCCGTGGCCCTTCCCCAGTTGACCGACGAACAGCGCGCGGCAGCGTTGGAGAAGGCTGCTGCCGCACGTCGAGCGCGAGCCGAGCTCAAAGACCGGCTCAAGCGTGGCGGCACCAACCTCAAGCAGGTGCTCACCGACGCCGAGACCGATGAGGTCTTGGGCAAGATGAAGGTCTCCGCGTTGCTGGAGGCCCTGCCCAAGGTCGGCAAGGTCAAGGCACAGGAGATCATGACCGAGCTGGAGATCGCCCCGACCCGCCGCCTGCGCGGACTCGGTGATCGTCAGCGCAAGGCCCTGCTGGAAAAGTTCGACCAGTCCTAAGGCGCCCAGGTTGAGCGCCGGCCGAGGGGTCGGACACACGGCGCGTGTCGTGGTGTTGTCCGGCCCCTCTGCCGTCGGGAAGTCCACCGTGGTGAGGTGTCTGCGGGAGCGGCTTCCCGACCTGTATTTCTCCGTCTCGGTGACCACCAGGGCGCCGCGGCCGGGAGAGGTCGACGGCGTCGACTACACGTTCGTGACCGCCGAGCGGTTCCAGCAGCTCATCGACCGAGGCGAGCTGCTGGAGTGGGCGGAAATCCACGGTGGCCTGCACCGGTCGGGCACCCCGGCGCAGCCGGTGCGCGAGGCCACCAAGGCCGGGCACCCGGTGCTGATCGAGGTCGATCTGGCCGGCGCCAGAGCCGTCAAGAAGGCGATGCCCGAGGTGATCTCGGTCTTCCTGGCGCCGCCGAGCTGGGACGAGTTGGTCGCGCGGCTGTCCGGCCGCGGCACCGAATCGCCGGAGGTCATGACCCGCAGGCTTGAGACCGCACGGGTCGAAATGGCCGCGCAGGGAGACTTTGACCAGGTCGTGGTGAACCGCCAGTTGGATTCAGCATGCGCCGAATTGGTATCCTTGCTGGTGGGCAGTAACTGACTCCGGCTTCAGAGCCGATTTTGATCTGCTCGGGTCCGCGAGCCACCCGCCAGTAATCCAGAAGCATTCACGCATAACCGCCAGGAGACTTTTTCGTGAGCACCCCGCACGCCGATGCGCAGCTGGCCGCTGCGGACGACTTGGGCATCGAATCGTCCGCCGTCAGCGCCTACGACACGCCGCTGGGCATCACCAACCCGCCCATCGACGAGTTGCTGGACCGCGCGTCGAGCAAGTACGCGCTGGTGATCTACGCCGCCAAGCGCGCGCGCCAGATCAACGATTACTACAACCAGCTCGGTGACGGGATCCTCGAATACGTCGGCCCGCTGGTCGAGCCCGGCCTCCAGGAGAAGCCGCTGTCGATCGCGATGCGGGAGATCCACGAGGATCTCCTCGAGCACACCGAGGGCGAATAGCCAGGCCGGCCGGCTCGTGAGCGCGCGTAAGCGAATCGTCGTCGGTGTGGCCGGCGGCATTGCCGCCTACAAGGCGTGCACCGTGGTCCGCCAGCTCACCGAGGCCGGCCACAGTGTCCGCGTCGTTCCCACGGAATCCGCGCTGCAGTTCATCGGCGCCGCCACCTTCGAAGCACTGTCCGGCAACCCGGTCCACACCGGGGTGTTCACCGACGTGCACGAGGTGCCCCATGTCCGCATCGGGCAGGAGGCCGATCTCGTCGTCGTCGCACCGGCCACCGCCGACCTGCTGGCACGGGCCGTCGCCGGCCGCGCCGACGACCTGCTCACCGCGACGCTGCTGACCGCGCGATGTCCG
Proteins encoded:
- the carB gene encoding carbamoyl-phosphate synthase large subunit — encoded protein: MPRRSDLNHVLVIGSGPIVIGQACEFDYSGTQACRVLRAEGIQVSLVNSNPATIMTDPEYADNTYVEPITPAFVEKVIAQQAERGNKIDALLATLGGQTALNTAVALHENGVLERYGVELIGADFEAIQRGEDRQRFKDIVAKVGGESARSRVCFTMDEVRETVADLGLPVVVRPSFTMGGLGSGMAYSAEDVERMAGDGLAASPSANVLIEESIYGWKEYELELMRDGRDNVVVVCSIENVDPMGVHTGDSVTVAPAMTLTDREYQIMRDLGIAILREVGVDTGGCNIQFAVNPKDGRLIVIEMNPRVSRSSALASKATGFPIAKIAAKLAIGYTLDEILNDITKETPACFEPTLDYVVVKAPRFAFEKFPGADTTLTTTMKSVGEAMSLGRNFIEALGKVMRSLETGRAGFWTAPDSDADVEQLLTNLRTPTDGRLYDIEQALRLGASVEQVADASGVDPWFVDQIAGLVTLRAELRDAPVLDENLLRRAKHSGLSDRQIAALRPELAGESGVRALRTRLGIHPVFKTVDTCAAEFEARTPYHYSSYELDPAAESEVAPQAEKPKVLILGSGPNRIGQGIEFDYSCVHAATTLSAAGFETVMVNCNPETVSTDYDTADRLYFEPLTFEDVLEVYHAESESGAGGPGVVGVIVQLGGQTPLGLAQRLEDAGVPIVGTSPKAIDLAEDRGAFGEVLTNAGLPAPRFGTATSFDQARRIAADIGYPVLVRPSYVLGGRGMEIVYDEETLQGYITRATQLSPEHPVLVDRFLEDAIEIDVDALCDGTEVYLGGIMEHIEEAGIHSGDSACALPPVTLGRSDIEAVRRATEAIAHGIGVVGLLNVQYALKDDVLYVLEANPRASRTVPFVSKATAVPLAKACARVMLGATIAELRAEGVLAATGDGGTIARSAPVAVKEAVLPFNRFRRVDGAQVDSLLGPEMKSTGEVMGIDHDFGTAFAKSQTAAYGSLPAEGTVFVSVANRDKRSLVFPVKRLADLGFRVLATEGTAEMLRRNGIPCGEVRKHYEEASGTDPRASAVEVIRAGEVDMVINTPYGNSGPRVDGYEIRSAAVSMNIPCVTTVQGASAAVQGIEAGIRGDIGVMSLQELHSALETG
- the pyrF gene encoding orotidine-5'-phosphate decarboxylase produces the protein MAGFGDRLVEAVATRGPLCPGIDPHPELLRAWDLDVDADGLRRFCDICVEAFADFAIVKPQVAFFEAYGSAGYVVLEDTIGALRDAGVLVLADAKRGDIGSTMAAYAAAWAGDSPLAADAVTASPYLGFGSLQPLLDTAAAHGRGVFVLAATSNPEGASVQRALAGERTVAQSIVDAVAEVNLASAAAGSVGVVVGATVTDPPDLHALGGPVLVPGVGAQGGRPEALGGLGGAKQLLPAVSREVLRAGPDVAALRAEAERFRDAVAYLA
- a CDS encoding DUF2330 domain-containing protein, producing MLRPLVAVIVLVLAGLATNVAAPAWACGCGAYIPDQPGPAVVDERALIAWNGTTEDILMSFGVRGSSDKAAWIMPVPSAAEVTLGDGAAFDELARLTAPRIEYRDSWWPSFKWLAMGAGPVTDAAAPGGGVSVLDQQRIGPFDVTRLAADDPAALAGWLAGHGFPHPPGLDQNLAPYLADRWEIVAVQLAADTPDDGLTGTLQPLRLTFASERAVYPMRLSRSASTPQSIDLYVLADHRMDPSAVPVAGNTPTLRFAGALAPAQVSPALAPFVGDGAFLTRWSNQIDDPVAITGDYAFAPAAADTEYRQVIYRERDRGNVTGAALLIAIPTVFIAATIGITLWRVRRQAR
- the mihF gene encoding integration host factor, actinobacterial type codes for the protein MALPQLTDEQRAAALEKAAAARRARAELKDRLKRGGTNLKQVLTDAETDEVLGKMKVSALLEALPKVGKVKAQEIMTELEIAPTRRLRGLGDRQRKALLEKFDQS
- the gmk gene encoding guanylate kinase — encoded protein: MSAGRGVGHTARVVVLSGPSAVGKSTVVRCLRERLPDLYFSVSVTTRAPRPGEVDGVDYTFVTAERFQQLIDRGELLEWAEIHGGLHRSGTPAQPVREATKAGHPVLIEVDLAGARAVKKAMPEVISVFLAPPSWDELVARLSGRGTESPEVMTRRLETARVEMAAQGDFDQVVVNRQLDSACAELVSLLVGSN
- the rpoZ gene encoding DNA-directed RNA polymerase subunit omega, whose amino-acid sequence is MSTPHADAQLAAADDLGIESSAVSAYDTPLGITNPPIDELLDRASSKYALVIYAAKRARQINDYYNQLGDGILEYVGPLVEPGLQEKPLSIAMREIHEDLLEHTEGE